One genomic window of Halorubrum hochsteinianum includes the following:
- a CDS encoding creatininase family protein, with product MSDAPAGSGRVAELTWPEIETALEETRTLLVPVGSTEQHGRHLPLGVDAYMPEAIGERVTERSPALLAPPVWYGVSPHHTFKPGTFTVSTETFQRYLFEICASAGEWGIENVLLLNGHYLAQDPELEIVVRRLRSEADLTAFHVPLVNVFADVAEEIRTGEVSFHASEFETSIMLALLPELVHMDRAERVDPPAESPPLTDYDALGENKVGWSLTARDMDELTPSGNIGDPTVATADKGEALVEAAVSDICLLVDDLAE from the coding sequence ATGTCCGACGCGCCGGCGGGATCCGGTCGGGTCGCGGAGCTGACGTGGCCGGAGATCGAGACCGCCTTGGAGGAGACCCGGACCCTGTTGGTCCCGGTCGGGAGCACCGAACAGCACGGCCGCCACCTGCCGCTCGGCGTCGACGCGTACATGCCGGAGGCGATCGGCGAGCGCGTGACCGAGCGGAGCCCGGCGCTGCTCGCGCCGCCGGTCTGGTACGGCGTGAGCCCGCACCACACGTTCAAGCCCGGGACGTTCACCGTCTCGACGGAGACGTTCCAGCGGTACCTCTTCGAGATCTGCGCCTCCGCGGGCGAGTGGGGGATCGAGAACGTGCTCCTCCTCAACGGCCACTACCTCGCGCAGGACCCCGAACTGGAGATCGTGGTTCGACGGCTCCGCTCGGAGGCGGACCTCACCGCGTTCCACGTCCCGCTCGTCAACGTCTTCGCCGACGTCGCCGAGGAGATCCGCACGGGCGAGGTCTCCTTCCACGCCTCGGAGTTCGAGACCAGCATCATGCTGGCGCTGCTCCCCGAACTGGTCCACATGGACCGGGCCGAGCGCGTCGACCCGCCCGCGGAGTCGCCCCCGCTGACCGACTACGACGCGCTCGGCGAGAACAAGGTCGGCTGGTCGCTGACGGCGCGGGACATGGACGAACTGACGCCCTCCGGGAACATCGGCGATCCGACCGTCGCGACCGCCGACAAGGGGGAGGCGCTCGTCGAGGCCGCCGTCTCGGACATCTGTCTCCTCGTCGACGACCTCGCGGAGTAG
- the leuS gene encoding leucine--tRNA ligase: MSQEGYDHATVEKRWQEAWDDASVYHVPDDADDPTYVLGMYPYPSGKLHMGHVRNYTITDAYARYRRMRGDDVLHPMGWDAFGLPAENAAKERDTNPRDWTFDCIDTMRGQMKSMGFGYDWDREVTTCTPEYYRWNQWLFRRFHEAGLVERRDAEVNWCPSCETVLADEQVEGDAELCWRCDTPVETRELDQWFLKITEYADELLEAIDGLEGWPDSVRQMQRNWIGRQYGAEVDFSVEGHGAVTAFTTRIDTIHGATFFAIAPDHPISEELAEEDAEVRRFIEEEADPDGDEPNGVATDLTATNPVTGEEIPVFVADFVLSDVGTGALMAVPGHDERDHAFAEKMGVEIRPVIAPEPDDWDGETVPDAPDVSDAAFTDDGVVIDSGEYTGLDSETARERITADTDGAAETTQYRLRDWGISRQRYWGTPIPIVHCDDCGAVPVPDEDLPVELPEFINTTGNPLDAADEWQETTCPDCGAPATRETDTMDTFVDSSWYFLRYVSPDLDDAPFDLDRANDWMPVDQYVGGIEHAVMHLLYSRFFTKVLADEEGLEEREPFTNLLAQGMVQLEGEKMSKSKGNVVSPQRIVDDYGADTARLFMMEAAQPERDFDWSEEGVRSTHRFLTRLNSLVEDYAAGDVALAGDGDGDAAERGEIDDYVADETDAAVAIAGAEYDDLTFNVALREAQELVRTLRSYREYADPHPEVFERGVDVAVRLLAPVAPHLAEELWETLGRDGFVAEAEWPTASVDRDTVERRRRLVANTREDVRDIVEVAGIDDPERIDVVVAPDWKYDALSIAIDSDADNLISELMAESHIRERGDAAASYGQDLQANREALRETLGGDAEYDALRAAAWLIEREFDAPVRVDRAADADESVVSKAEPGRPAIDIVE; encoded by the coding sequence ATGTCTCAGGAGGGATACGACCACGCGACGGTGGAGAAACGCTGGCAGGAGGCGTGGGACGACGCCTCCGTCTACCACGTCCCGGACGACGCGGACGACCCGACGTACGTCCTCGGGATGTACCCGTACCCGTCCGGGAAGCTCCACATGGGCCACGTCCGCAACTACACGATCACCGACGCGTACGCCCGCTACCGCCGCATGCGCGGCGACGACGTGCTCCACCCGATGGGGTGGGACGCGTTCGGGCTGCCCGCCGAGAACGCTGCCAAGGAGCGCGACACCAACCCCCGCGACTGGACGTTCGACTGCATCGACACGATGCGCGGCCAGATGAAGTCGATGGGGTTCGGCTACGACTGGGACCGCGAGGTCACCACCTGTACCCCCGAGTACTACCGCTGGAACCAGTGGCTGTTCCGCCGGTTCCACGAGGCCGGCCTCGTCGAGCGGCGCGACGCCGAGGTGAACTGGTGTCCCTCCTGCGAGACCGTCCTCGCCGACGAGCAGGTCGAGGGCGACGCGGAGCTGTGCTGGCGCTGTGACACCCCCGTCGAGACCCGCGAGCTGGACCAGTGGTTCCTGAAGATTACCGAGTACGCCGACGAGCTGTTGGAGGCCATCGACGGGCTGGAGGGGTGGCCCGACTCCGTGCGCCAGATGCAGCGCAACTGGATCGGCCGGCAGTACGGGGCGGAAGTCGATTTCTCGGTCGAAGGCCACGGCGCGGTCACCGCCTTCACCACCCGGATCGACACGATCCACGGCGCGACGTTCTTCGCCATCGCCCCCGACCATCCGATAAGCGAGGAACTGGCCGAGGAGGACGCCGAGGTCCGTCGCTTCATCGAGGAGGAGGCCGACCCGGACGGCGACGAGCCGAACGGCGTCGCGACCGACCTCACCGCCACCAACCCGGTCACCGGCGAGGAGATACCCGTCTTCGTCGCGGACTTCGTCCTCTCCGACGTGGGGACGGGCGCGCTGATGGCGGTGCCCGGCCACGACGAGCGCGACCACGCGTTCGCGGAGAAGATGGGCGTCGAGATCCGGCCCGTGATCGCGCCGGAGCCGGACGACTGGGACGGCGAGACCGTCCCGGACGCGCCGGACGTGAGCGACGCGGCGTTCACCGACGACGGGGTCGTGATCGACTCCGGCGAGTACACCGGCCTCGACAGCGAGACCGCGCGCGAGCGGATTACGGCCGACACCGACGGCGCGGCGGAGACGACCCAGTACCGCCTGCGCGACTGGGGCATCTCCCGCCAGCGCTACTGGGGGACGCCGATCCCGATCGTCCACTGCGACGACTGCGGCGCGGTGCCGGTGCCCGACGAGGACCTGCCCGTCGAGCTGCCGGAGTTCATCAACACGACCGGGAACCCGCTGGACGCCGCCGACGAGTGGCAGGAGACGACCTGCCCGGACTGCGGCGCGCCCGCGACCCGCGAGACGGACACGATGGACACGTTCGTCGACTCCTCGTGGTACTTCCTGCGGTACGTCTCGCCGGACCTCGACGACGCCCCGTTCGACCTCGACCGCGCGAACGACTGGATGCCGGTCGACCAGTACGTCGGCGGCATCGAGCACGCCGTGATGCACCTGCTGTACTCGCGGTTCTTCACCAAGGTGCTGGCCGACGAGGAGGGGTTAGAGGAGCGCGAGCCGTTCACGAACCTGCTGGCGCAGGGGATGGTCCAGCTGGAGGGCGAGAAGATGTCCAAGTCGAAGGGGAACGTCGTCTCGCCCCAGCGCATCGTCGACGATTACGGGGCCGACACCGCGCGGCTGTTCATGATGGAGGCCGCCCAGCCGGAGCGCGACTTCGACTGGTCGGAGGAGGGCGTCAGGTCCACCCACCGCTTCCTCACCCGACTGAACAGCCTCGTCGAGGACTACGCCGCGGGCGACGTGGCGCTCGCCGGGGACGGTGACGGCGACGCCGCCGAGCGCGGCGAGATTGACGACTACGTCGCCGACGAGACCGACGCCGCGGTCGCCATCGCCGGCGCGGAGTACGACGACCTGACCTTCAACGTCGCGCTCCGCGAGGCGCAGGAGCTGGTCCGCACGCTCCGGAGCTACCGGGAGTACGCCGACCCGCACCCCGAGGTCTTCGAGCGCGGCGTCGACGTCGCGGTCCGGCTGCTCGCGCCGGTCGCGCCCCACCTCGCCGAGGAGCTGTGGGAGACGCTCGGGCGCGACGGGTTCGTCGCCGAGGCCGAGTGGCCGACCGCGAGCGTCGACCGCGACACCGTCGAGCGCCGCCGCCGGCTCGTCGCGAACACCCGGGAGGACGTGCGCGACATCGTCGAGGTCGCCGGGATCGACGACCCCGAGCGGATCGACGTCGTCGTCGCGCCCGACTGGAAGTACGACGCGCTGTCGATCGCGATCGACAGCGACGCCGACAACCTCATCTCGGAGCTGATGGCCGAGAGCCACATCCGCGAGCGCGGAGACGCGGCCGCCTCCTACGGCCAGGACCTCCAGGCGAACCGCGAGGCGCTCCGGGAGACGCTCGGCGGCGACGCCGAGTACGACGCGCTGCGCGCGGCCGCGTGGCTGATCGAACGCGAGTTCGACGCGCCGGTCCGGGTCGATCGCGCCGCCGACGCCGACGAGAGCGTGGTCAGTAAGGCTGAGCCGGGCCGCCCCGCCATCGACATCGTCGAGTAG
- the kynU gene encoding kynureninase, with translation MDDPYAPARNALAGKGLGGADGGTAASDAAADPAVLAARLDDADPLSGFADRYHVPDGVLYMDGNSLGPASDAALASLDRVVDEWRDLLIAGWTDADPPWFEVGERLGDALAPLVGADPDEVVVGNSITVNLHTLVGTFLDELLAGNAPDREGFERADGTWAPNGEPDIDPAVLVNELDFPSDHYAIRAQLRQRGIDPDEKLRVVPSRDGRTIDPRDIEAALDAHEDVGIVWMPTALYRSGQLFDAARITEAAHEAGAYAGFDAAHSAGAVPHAFDEAGVDFAVWCTYKYLNAGPGSIGALYVAERHHGLTPALAGWWGHEKATQFEMNMTYTPADSAGAWQIGTPPLFAAAPLEGSLELLREAGIDRLREKSLALTDFLIALVDDRLPEIAVGTPREHAARGGHVALEHPDAERLSEALKDRGVVVDFRPPNVVRVCPAAPYTAFADVLEVVDEIEAILESGAHESYATSDGGVT, from the coding sequence ATGGACGACCCGTACGCCCCCGCGCGGAACGCGCTCGCCGGCAAGGGGCTCGGCGGCGCGGACGGCGGGACGGCGGCCAGCGACGCCGCCGCCGACCCCGCGGTGCTCGCCGCCCGGCTCGACGACGCGGACCCGCTCTCCGGGTTCGCGGACCGGTATCACGTCCCCGACGGCGTGCTGTACATGGACGGCAACTCGCTCGGCCCCGCGAGCGACGCCGCCCTCGCGAGCCTCGACCGCGTCGTCGACGAGTGGCGCGACCTGCTGATCGCCGGCTGGACCGACGCCGACCCGCCCTGGTTCGAGGTCGGCGAGCGGCTCGGCGACGCGCTCGCGCCGCTCGTGGGTGCCGACCCCGACGAGGTCGTCGTCGGCAACTCGATCACGGTGAACCTCCACACGCTCGTCGGCACCTTCCTCGACGAGCTGCTGGCCGGGAACGCCCCCGACCGCGAGGGGTTCGAACGCGCCGACGGGACGTGGGCACCGAACGGAGAGCCCGACATCGACCCCGCGGTCCTCGTCAACGAGTTGGACTTCCCCTCCGACCACTACGCGATCCGGGCGCAGCTCCGCCAGCGCGGGATCGATCCGGACGAGAAGCTCCGGGTCGTCCCGAGCCGGGACGGCCGAACGATCGATCCCCGAGATATCGAGGCCGCGCTCGACGCGCACGAGGACGTCGGGATCGTCTGGATGCCGACCGCGCTGTACCGGTCCGGCCAGCTGTTCGACGCGGCGCGGATCACCGAGGCGGCCCACGAGGCAGGCGCGTACGCCGGGTTCGACGCGGCCCACTCCGCGGGCGCGGTGCCCCACGCGTTCGACGAGGCGGGCGTCGACTTCGCGGTCTGGTGCACGTACAAGTACCTCAACGCCGGGCCGGGGTCGATCGGCGCGCTGTACGTCGCGGAGCGCCACCACGGGCTCACGCCCGCGCTGGCGGGGTGGTGGGGTCACGAGAAGGCGACGCAGTTCGAGATGAACATGACGTACACCCCCGCCGACTCCGCGGGCGCGTGGCAGATCGGAACGCCGCCGCTTTTCGCGGCCGCACCGCTCGAAGGGTCGCTCGAACTCCTGCGGGAAGCGGGGATCGACCGGCTGCGCGAGAAGTCGCTCGCGCTGACCGACTTCCTCATCGCCCTCGTCGACGACCGGCTTCCCGAGATCGCGGTCGGAACCCCCCGCGAACACGCCGCCCGCGGCGGCCACGTCGCCTTGGAACACCCGGACGCCGAGCGGCTGAGCGAGGCCTTGAAAGACCGCGGCGTGGTCGTCGACTTCCGCCCCCCGAACGTGGTCCGCGTCTGTCCCGCGGCCCCCTACACCGCCTTCGCCGACGTGCTGGAGGTCGTCGACGAGATCGAGGCGATCCTCGAATCCGGCGCGCACGAGTCCTACGCGACGAGCGACGGGGGCGTGACGTAG
- a CDS encoding PAS domain-containing protein, giving the protein MDPQPTDDADRSKADGDEVSNAYEAMFREADDAIFLVDVAETDGEYEFTFKQNNAAHQRQTGLAEDEMFGQTPRELLGEEQGAAVEANYRRCVERETTIEYEERLDFPGGTSDWQTKLTPVTDDGKVTQIIGVARDITEQKAREREHRRTYRRFQTVLETMSAAVFLKDADGRYLLMNQACRDLLDIDEDPVGTTDEDLFPEAVAARARADDRRVIEDGERIEIEETIPTPSGESVRLTWKSPVYDDSGEIRGVCGVSTDITEQTERERALERLKDRLELAVEGAQIGVWDWDMTTDEVEFNDQWAEMLGHSVDEIEPHLDAWERRVHPDDLGPAEDALSAHVAGETEFYEAEHRMRTAAGGWKWIRTVGKVVERDESGAPVRAVGIHLDIDDQKRREEELIRTRQLIERTQESASIGWWELDLVDESITWSDEVYRIHGVPTDESVELEEGLDFYHPGDRDTIEEALDRLREAGESYDHELRIVTRSGQTRWVRAIGDPKFEDGSVTGALGLFQDITERKRYELALESTREELRKIIDLVPDLVFVKNREGEYLLANEATAAAYGLSPEDVEGRSEGEIIPDADDSAEFRQDDLEVIESGEPKDIGEETLTTADGETRVLQTTKIPYKAPDTGEDAVLGYARDITDLKRYEQTLEEQRDTLMLLNQVVRHDIRNQLMVVESYTELLEDSLPDDQSRRYARTVIEAAKQAADITETARDVSDVLLQVGSERTPMSLRAKLNGQIEQLRSDKDRATVSVDGPIPEVMVLADDLLEAVFRNLLTNAAVHNDKELAEITVSTSVSDETVRVSIADNGPGIDDDHKEQIFQEGEKGLESRGTGIGLYLVKTLVDRYGGDVWVEDNEPVGSVFTVELPLAE; this is encoded by the coding sequence ATGGATCCACAGCCAACCGACGACGCCGATCGGTCCAAAGCGGACGGCGACGAGGTGAGCAACGCCTACGAGGCGATGTTTCGCGAGGCGGACGACGCGATTTTCCTCGTCGACGTCGCGGAGACGGACGGCGAGTACGAGTTCACGTTCAAACAGAACAACGCCGCACACCAACGACAGACCGGCCTAGCGGAAGACGAGATGTTCGGGCAGACGCCCCGGGAGCTCCTCGGCGAGGAACAGGGGGCCGCGGTCGAGGCGAACTACCGCCGGTGCGTCGAACGAGAGACGACGATCGAGTACGAGGAGCGACTCGACTTCCCGGGCGGGACCTCCGACTGGCAGACGAAGCTGACGCCGGTGACGGACGACGGGAAGGTGACGCAGATCATCGGCGTCGCCCGAGACATCACGGAACAGAAGGCGCGGGAGCGGGAACACCGGCGAACGTACCGCCGGTTTCAGACCGTGCTGGAGACGATGTCGGCGGCGGTGTTCCTGAAGGACGCCGACGGGCGGTACCTCCTGATGAACCAGGCGTGTCGGGACCTGTTAGACATCGACGAGGACCCCGTCGGAACGACCGACGAGGATCTCTTCCCGGAGGCGGTCGCGGCGCGGGCCCGGGCGGACGACCGGCGGGTGATCGAGGACGGCGAACGGATCGAGATCGAGGAGACGATCCCGACCCCGTCGGGAGAGAGCGTTCGGCTGACTTGGAAGTCGCCCGTGTACGACGACTCGGGAGAGATACGGGGAGTCTGCGGCGTCTCGACCGACATCACCGAGCAGACGGAGCGGGAGCGAGCGCTCGAACGGCTCAAAGACCGGCTCGAACTCGCGGTCGAGGGCGCACAGATCGGCGTCTGGGACTGGGACATGACCACCGACGAGGTCGAGTTCAACGACCAGTGGGCGGAGATGCTGGGCCACTCGGTCGACGAGATCGAGCCGCACCTCGACGCGTGGGAGCGGCGCGTTCACCCCGACGACCTCGGGCCGGCCGAGGACGCCCTCTCGGCCCACGTCGCGGGCGAGACGGAGTTCTACGAGGCCGAACACCGGATGCGCACCGCGGCGGGCGGGTGGAAGTGGATCCGCACCGTCGGGAAGGTCGTGGAGCGCGACGAGAGCGGAGCGCCGGTCCGAGCGGTCGGAATCCACCTCGACATCGACGACCAGAAGCGACGCGAAGAGGAGCTGATACGGACGCGACAGCTGATCGAGCGGACGCAGGAGAGCGCGTCGATCGGCTGGTGGGAGCTCGACCTGGTCGACGAGTCGATCACGTGGAGCGACGAGGTGTACCGGATCCACGGCGTGCCGACCGACGAGTCGGTCGAACTGGAGGAGGGACTGGACTTCTATCACCCGGGCGACCGCGACACCATCGAGGAGGCGCTCGACCGGCTGAGGGAAGCGGGCGAGTCGTACGACCACGAACTGCGGATCGTCACGAGATCGGGACAGACCCGGTGGGTCAGGGCGATCGGCGACCCGAAGTTCGAGGACGGGTCGGTCACCGGGGCGCTCGGACTGTTCCAGGACATCACCGAGCGAAAGCGGTACGAGCTGGCCCTCGAATCGACCCGGGAGGAGCTGCGGAAGATCATCGACCTCGTGCCGGACCTGGTGTTCGTGAAGAACCGCGAGGGCGAGTACCTCCTGGCGAACGAGGCGACCGCGGCGGCGTACGGGCTGTCGCCGGAGGACGTCGAGGGGCGATCCGAAGGGGAGATCATCCCGGACGCCGACGACTCCGCCGAGTTCCGACAGGACGACTTGGAGGTGATCGAGTCCGGGGAACCGAAGGACATCGGGGAGGAGACGCTGACCACGGCCGACGGGGAGACGCGGGTTCTCCAGACGACGAAGATACCGTACAAGGCCCCCGACACCGGCGAGGACGCCGTCTTGGGCTACGCCCGCGACATCACCGACCTCAAGCGGTACGAGCAGACGCTCGAAGAGCAGCGGGACACCCTCATGCTGCTCAACCAGGTCGTGCGCCACGACATCCGGAATCAGCTGATGGTGGTCGAGTCGTACACCGAACTGCTCGAGGACTCGCTGCCGGACGACCAAAGCCGGAGGTACGCGCGGACGGTCATCGAGGCGGCGAAGCAGGCCGCCGACATCACGGAGACCGCGAGAGACGTCAGCGACGTGCTGTTACAGGTCGGCTCCGAGCGAACGCCGATGAGCCTCCGCGCCAAGCTCAACGGGCAGATCGAACAGCTCCGGTCGGACAAAGACCGGGCGACGGTCTCCGTCGACGGACCGATCCCGGAGGTGATGGTGTTGGCGGACGACTTACTGGAGGCGGTGTTCCGGAACCTGCTGACGAACGCGGCCGTCCACAACGACAAGGAGCTGGCCGAGATCACGGTGTCGACCAGCGTGTCGGACGAGACGGTGCGCGTGTCGATCGCGGACAACGGCCCCGGGATCGACGACGATCACAAAGAGCAGATCTTCCAGGAGGGCGAGAAGGGCCTCGAAAGCAGGGGGACCGGGATCGGGCTGTACCTCGTCAAGACGCTCGTCGACAGGTACGGCGGCGACGTGTGGGTCGAGGACAACGAGCCGGTCGGGAGCGTGTTCACCGTCGAACTGCCGCTCGCCGAGTGA
- a CDS encoding DEAD/DEAH box helicase gives MAESSGMDAFAHLGSEIREALSDRGFTTPTEPQREAIPPLADGKNALVLAPTGTGKTETAMLPVFDALVEARNAPGDPPNEGISALYITPLRALNRDMMDRLEWWGDRLDVEVAVRHGDTTQYERSKQADDPPDVLITTPESLQAILTGSKMRVALESVGHVVIDEVHELASAKRGAQLTVGLERLRRLSGPFQRVGLSATVGDPEEVGKFLVGTGTRDPDRPGDRGFETVEVAAGTRTDVRVLDPEITDRDTTLAGKLAVDETTASHVRTIREIVAENDSTLIFVNTRQTAEALGSRFKTLAENEREAAERGDGDAGADPDEITEIELHHGSLSKDVRIDVEDRFKSGELDGLVCTSSMELGIDVGRVDHVVQYGSPREVARLLQRVGRAGHRRDLVSEGTVVTQGGDDTLEALAIARRAGEELVEPANIHHGSLDTVANQIVGAVMDEGEIHAREAYQTVTNAYPFRDLSEPAFQEVVRELDGNRLLWLDEETDTLEKSGGTWQYFYANLSMIPDESTYEVYDMSSRRGIGTLDEQFVVNFAGPGETFVQRGEMWRITEVDEEEERVNVTPIPDPTGEVPSWVGQEIPVPKPVAEEVGRIRGEAAAALDAGSTPEAVAADLAERYPTDEETVVAALNSVVDHVDAGHPVPTDDRIVIEGSARTVAVNAAFGHEVNETLARLLAALVGQRAGSSVGMDVDPYRIEFEVPHGVDPGTFREVLETTDPERLEAYLELAVKKSDALKFTLAQVAAKFGAVKRYKEGRGRFGGDRLLAALEDTPVYDEALREVFHADLAVPETADLLAGVQRGSIDLAIARERTPLGTAGRSAGTEFLVPDNADADVIETVRERIQDDRVILFCLHCTDWKHTTKVRRVRDQPECPDCGSTRIAALNPWDDETVAAVRAAEKDDEQERRTERAHRAASLVQTHGKRAVIALAARGVGPHNAARIINKLREDEDEFYRDVLRQEREYARTQSFWD, from the coding sequence ATGGCAGAGTCGTCGGGGATGGACGCGTTCGCACACCTCGGGAGCGAGATCCGGGAGGCGCTCTCGGACCGGGGGTTCACCACGCCGACAGAGCCCCAACGCGAAGCGATCCCACCGCTCGCCGACGGGAAGAACGCGCTCGTCCTCGCCCCCACGGGGACCGGGAAGACGGAGACCGCGATGCTCCCCGTCTTCGACGCGCTCGTCGAGGCCCGGAACGCGCCCGGCGACCCGCCGAACGAGGGCATCTCCGCGCTGTACATCACCCCGCTGCGCGCGCTCAACCGCGACATGATGGACCGGCTGGAGTGGTGGGGCGACCGCCTCGACGTCGAGGTCGCGGTGCGGCACGGCGACACCACGCAGTACGAGCGGAGCAAACAGGCCGACGACCCGCCGGACGTGCTGATCACGACGCCGGAGAGCCTTCAGGCGATCCTCACCGGCTCGAAGATGCGCGTCGCGCTCGAATCGGTCGGACACGTCGTGATAGACGAGGTCCACGAGCTCGCCTCCGCGAAGCGGGGCGCGCAGCTCACGGTCGGGCTCGAACGGCTCCGCCGGCTGTCCGGCCCGTTCCAGCGGGTCGGCCTCTCCGCGACGGTCGGCGACCCCGAGGAGGTCGGGAAGTTCCTCGTCGGCACGGGGACGCGCGACCCCGACCGGCCCGGCGACCGCGGATTCGAGACGGTCGAGGTCGCGGCGGGAACGCGGACCGACGTGCGCGTGCTCGATCCCGAGATCACCGACCGCGACACGACGCTCGCGGGCAAGCTGGCGGTCGACGAGACGACGGCGAGCCACGTCCGGACGATCCGCGAGATCGTCGCCGAGAACGACTCCACGCTGATCTTCGTCAACACGCGACAAACCGCGGAGGCGCTCGGGTCGCGGTTCAAGACGCTCGCCGAGAACGAACGCGAGGCGGCCGAACGCGGCGACGGCGATGCCGGTGCGGACCCGGACGAAATCACCGAGATCGAACTCCATCACGGCTCGCTGTCGAAGGACGTGCGGATCGACGTGGAGGACCGGTTCAAGTCGGGCGAGCTCGACGGCCTCGTCTGTACCTCCTCGATGGAGCTCGGCATCGACGTGGGGCGCGTCGACCACGTGGTCCAGTACGGGAGCCCCCGCGAGGTCGCCCGCCTGCTCCAGCGCGTCGGGCGCGCGGGCCACCGCCGCGACCTGGTCTCCGAGGGGACCGTCGTGACGCAGGGCGGCGACGACACGCTCGAAGCGTTGGCCATCGCCCGCCGCGCCGGCGAGGAGCTCGTCGAGCCGGCGAACATCCACCACGGCAGCCTCGACACGGTGGCGAACCAGATCGTCGGGGCGGTGATGGACGAGGGGGAGATTCACGCCCGCGAGGCGTATCAGACGGTCACGAACGCCTACCCGTTCAGGGACCTCTCGGAGCCGGCGTTCCAGGAGGTCGTCCGCGAGCTGGACGGCAACCGGCTGCTGTGGCTCGACGAGGAGACGGACACCCTAGAGAAGTCGGGGGGCACGTGGCAGTACTTCTACGCGAACCTCTCGATGATCCCCGACGAGTCCACCTACGAGGTGTACGACATGTCCTCCAGACGCGGCATCGGAACCTTGGACGAGCAGTTCGTCGTCAACTTCGCCGGGCCGGGCGAGACGTTCGTCCAGCGCGGCGAGATGTGGCGGATCACGGAGGTCGACGAGGAGGAGGAGCGCGTGAACGTCACGCCGATCCCGGATCCCACCGGCGAGGTCCCCTCGTGGGTGGGCCAGGAGATCCCCGTCCCGAAGCCCGTCGCCGAGGAGGTCGGCCGGATCCGCGGCGAGGCCGCGGCCGCGCTCGACGCCGGGTCGACCCCGGAGGCGGTCGCGGCCGATCTCGCCGAGCGGTATCCCACCGACGAGGAGACGGTCGTCGCGGCGCTGAACTCCGTCGTCGATCACGTCGACGCCGGTCACCCCGTGCCGACGGACGACCGGATCGTGATCGAGGGGAGCGCGCGCACCGTCGCGGTCAACGCCGCCTTCGGCCACGAGGTCAACGAGACGCTCGCGCGGCTGCTCGCGGCGCTCGTCGGCCAGCGCGCCGGCTCGTCGGTGGGGATGGACGTGGACCCGTACCGGATCGAGTTCGAGGTCCCCCACGGCGTCGACCCCGGAACCTTCCGCGAGGTGCTGGAGACGACCGACCCCGAGCGGCTGGAGGCGTACCTCGAACTCGCCGTCAAGAAGTCGGACGCGCTGAAGTTCACGCTCGCGCAGGTCGCCGCGAAGTTCGGCGCGGTCAAGCGGTACAAGGAGGGCAGGGGGCGGTTCGGCGGCGACCGCCTGCTCGCCGCCCTAGAGGACACGCCCGTCTACGACGAAGCGCTCCGCGAGGTGTTCCACGCCGACCTCGCGGTCCCGGAGACGGCCGATCTGCTGGCGGGCGTCCAGCGCGGGTCGATCGACCTCGCGATCGCCCGCGAGCGCACCCCGCTCGGCACCGCCGGCCGCTCGGCGGGCACGGAGTTCCTCGTCCCCGACAACGCCGACGCCGACGTGATCGAGACGGTCAGAGAGCGGATTCAGGACGATCGGGTGATCCTCTTCTGTCTCCACTGTACGGACTGGAAACACACGACGAAGGTCAGGCGCGTCCGCGACCAGCCGGAGTGCCCCGACTGCGGCTCGACTCGGATCGCGGCGCTCAACCCGTGGGACGACGAGACGGTCGCGGCGGTGCGCGCGGCCGAGAAGGACGACGAGCAGGAGCGCCGCACCGAGCGCGCCCACCGCGCCGCGAGCCTCGTCCAGACCCACGGGAAGCGGGCGGTGATCGCCCTCGCGGCGCGCGGCGTCGGGCCGCACAACGCCGCGCGGATCATCAACAAGCTCCGCGAGGACGAAGACGAGTTCTACCGCGACGTGCTCAGACAGGAGCGCGAGTACGCCCGCACGCAGTCGTTCTGGGACTGA